In one window of Cytophagaceae bacterium ABcell3 DNA:
- the dapA gene encoding 4-hydroxy-tetrahydrodipicolinate synthase: MGIDITGTGVALATPFKADLTPDLAAFGRLLDHVLKGGVDYVVVNGTTAESATTNSQEKTLLLDTAKKHLQGKLPIVYGIGGNNTADTISRIKSTDLEGVKAVLSVCPYYNKPSQEGIYQHYIAIADNCPVPIILYNVPGRTGVNITAQTTIRLSQHPNIIGVKDAGGDLTQGLEVVKGAAQDFYLISGDDMLTVPMISIGAKGVISVLANAYPSQYSEMVRKSLDQNFQDALPILKSFSGLNPLLYEESNPVGIKQALELLNICEGHVRLPLVKCSDSLKDRIREKMTEVN, from the coding sequence ATGGGTATTGACATTACCGGTACCGGTGTAGCACTAGCAACACCTTTCAAAGCTGATCTCACTCCTGATCTAGCAGCCTTTGGCAGACTTTTAGATCATGTTCTGAAAGGAGGAGTTGACTATGTTGTTGTAAATGGAACAACTGCGGAATCTGCAACAACTAATTCGCAAGAGAAAACCTTACTGCTGGATACAGCCAAGAAACACCTTCAAGGCAAGTTGCCCATAGTATATGGTATTGGAGGCAATAATACAGCAGATACAATCTCCAGGATAAAATCCACAGACCTGGAAGGCGTCAAAGCAGTATTATCAGTTTGCCCTTATTACAACAAACCCAGTCAGGAAGGAATATACCAACATTACATAGCCATAGCAGACAACTGCCCTGTGCCAATCATCCTTTACAACGTTCCGGGAAGGACAGGGGTAAACATAACGGCACAGACCACTATCAGGCTTTCACAACACCCTAACATTATAGGTGTAAAAGATGCAGGAGGCGATCTCACACAGGGGCTGGAAGTGGTAAAAGGTGCAGCTCAAGACTTCTACCTAATATCAGGAGACGATATGCTTACAGTTCCAATGATCTCAATTGGAGCCAAGGGCGTTATATCTGTTCTTGCCAATGCATATCCTTCACAGTATTCTGAAATGGTAAGAAAAAGCCTTGACCAGAATTTTCAGGACGCACTACCTATATTAAAATCCTTTTCAGGCCTCAACCCTTTGCTTTATGAAGAAAGCAACCCTGTAGGCATCAAACAAGCCTTAGAACTTCTTAATATTTGCGAAGGTCATGTAAGGTTACCTTTGGTAAAATGCAGCGACTCATTGAAAGACAGAATACGTGAGAAAATGACAGAAGTGAACTAA
- a CDS encoding pyridoxal phosphate-dependent aminotransferase family protein produces MDLFDKLLTDRGPLGKHSQVAHGYFAFPKLEGEIAPKMKFRGKEVLTWSLNNYLGLANHPEVRKADYEGAKEYGLAYPMGARMMSGNSNIIEQFEAELSEFVGKEDTMLLNYGYQGIMSLIDALVGRHDVIVYDAESHASIVDGVRLHQGKRFVFAHNDIDNLKKQLERASKLVKETNGAILVITEGVFGMAGDMGKLKEIVELKKQFNFRLLVDDAHGFGTLGKTGAGTGEEQGVQNEIDLYFSTFAKSMAGIGAFISSNEQVIEYLRYNTRSQIFAKTLPMPIVIGLRKRLELLKSSPELKDKLWVVVNALQKGLKEKGFNIGRTESPVTPVILSGTESEAAQMIIDLRENYSIFCSIVVYPVVPKDVMMLRIIPTAEHSLEDVNVTIKAFEEVAVKLKNGMYASDLSQISV; encoded by the coding sequence TTGGATCTATTTGACAAATTACTTACCGACCGTGGCCCTCTGGGTAAACACTCTCAGGTTGCCCATGGATATTTTGCTTTTCCTAAACTAGAGGGCGAGATTGCTCCAAAAATGAAATTTAGAGGAAAAGAAGTTCTTACGTGGAGTCTTAATAATTACTTGGGGCTAGCCAATCACCCAGAAGTTAGAAAGGCAGATTATGAAGGCGCTAAAGAATATGGATTGGCTTATCCGATGGGTGCTAGAATGATGTCTGGTAATTCAAACATTATTGAGCAGTTTGAAGCTGAACTTTCTGAATTTGTTGGGAAAGAGGATACCATGTTGCTAAATTATGGCTACCAGGGTATCATGTCGTTAATAGATGCTTTGGTAGGAAGGCATGATGTTATTGTTTATGATGCAGAGTCGCATGCAAGTATCGTGGATGGGGTAAGGCTGCACCAAGGCAAAAGGTTTGTGTTTGCACACAATGATATAGATAATCTTAAGAAGCAATTGGAAAGAGCATCTAAATTAGTCAAAGAGACTAATGGTGCTATTTTGGTAATTACAGAAGGTGTGTTTGGGATGGCTGGTGATATGGGTAAACTTAAGGAAATTGTAGAACTTAAGAAGCAATTTAACTTTAGGTTACTTGTAGATGATGCGCATGGTTTTGGAACTTTGGGAAAAACTGGTGCTGGTACAGGAGAGGAGCAAGGGGTGCAAAATGAAATAGATCTTTACTTTTCTACCTTTGCTAAGTCTATGGCTGGTATAGGGGCTTTTATCTCTAGCAATGAGCAAGTGATTGAATACTTAAGATATAATACACGCTCTCAAATTTTTGCTAAAACCTTACCTATGCCTATTGTTATAGGTTTAAGAAAAAGGCTTGAATTGTTGAAATCGTCCCCTGAACTTAAAGATAAACTTTGGGTTGTTGTTAATGCACTTCAGAAAGGCCTAAAGGAGAAGGGCTTTAATATAGGCCGTACCGAGTCTCCAGTTACGCCAGTTATTCTTAGCGGTACTGAGAGCGAAGCTGCTCAAATGATTATAGACCTAAGAGAAAATTATAGTATCTTTTGTTCTATTGTTGTTTACCCTGTTGTTCCTAAGGATGTTATGATGCTTCGTATTATACCTACTGCTGAACATTCCCTTGAAGATGTGAATGTAACGATCAAGGCGTTTGAGGAAGTGGCTGTTAAGCTTAAAAACGGTATGTACGCCAGCGATCTATCACAAATATCTGTTTAA
- a CDS encoding histone H1 produces MKRYEEIKDLILSLEADFQKFYDKGNSAAGTRVRKGMQELKNIAQEIRVEVQNMKNNETA; encoded by the coding sequence ATGAAGAGATATGAAGAAATCAAGGATCTAATTTTATCTTTGGAAGCAGACTTTCAAAAATTTTATGACAAAGGTAACTCAGCGGCTGGAACCCGAGTAAGAAAAGGTATGCAAGAGCTTAAGAATATTGCTCAAGAGATCAGAGTTGAGGTTCAGAACATGAAAAACAACGAAACTGCTTAA